The genome window GCTAAGCTCTCGGGCCATCTACGTTCAGGTTCGGTACGTCGACTTTACTTGACGAGACGGGACGAAACTTATGCTTTCATTTTCAAACGAAATCGCGTCAACTGCCCGAGACACTCGCCAACGCTGGCAGAGTTCTCGCCCAGCAACAAGCCCCCTCCGATCAGATCAATCGATACCAACTCGTAACAGCAGGATGCGAGAGATGAGGATTCGCGTGCTCCTGGCCGACGCAGACCCGGTCGCAACATCGACCGTTCGTAGCCGCCTTCGGTTGCATCCTGACTTTGACGTAATCTGCGAAACGTCTTCCGGAGAAGATGCAATTGCGAGAATTCATTCTCTCCAGCCAGACGCCGTTTTTGTTGATGTAGGAGTGTTGGAGTCTTGCGGTCTCGATGTTATAGCGCTGCTTTGTCTACCGGTAAGACCCGTCATCGTGTTCCTTACCGAACACGCGCATTATGCCGTACAGGCATTCGACCTCGGAGTCGCCGACTATCTCTTGAAACCGATCGGCTCCGATCGCTTCGAAGTTAGTTTGGATCGCGTTCGAGAACAGGTAGCGCATCGACGCGTCACAGAGAGCGCACTTGAGACGAAGCTATCCACACTCGCACATCCGCACATCCAGCAGCACAGCTTAGGCCGC of Acidicapsa ligni contains these proteins:
- a CDS encoding LytR/AlgR family response regulator transcription factor, coding for MRIRVLLADADPVATSTVRSRLRLHPDFDVICETSSGEDAIARIHSLQPDAVFVDVGVLESCGLDVIALLCLPVRPVIVFLTEHAHYAVQAFDLGVADYLLKPIGSDRFEVSLDRVREQVAHRRVTESALETKLSTLAHPHIQQHSLGRITVSDRRRTHVIEAIDIEWIGAAGDYTELHVHGATHLLREPLSVLLRRLPADVFCRIHRSFVVNLSKVSGFKTLRNQDLLVKLKDKTVLRASRTFSEELKRAVRQHCAWPQLVASEQSSI